One segment of Sander vitreus isolate 19-12246 chromosome 20, sanVit1, whole genome shotgun sequence DNA contains the following:
- the arel1 gene encoding apoptosis-resistant E3 ubiquitin protein ligase 1 isoform X2, which translates to MNLDDLSQFDSQLQLSLAAWGYYYEDYIKLSKGIRILQNSRGSRDHDYEIRLVHSLAVRRLNEKWTIAGALIFGCTVALCFLIRDLMFYVIGGITVSIIAFVFTIKFLCELAARVVSFLQNEDPGRRGDRSIYDYVRGNYLDPRSCKVSWDWKEPQEVGQTMSFRVQLFYKNGQPFPAHRPVGLRVNITHIELALDIPVTQEVLQEPESNVVKVAFTVRKAGRYEVAVKLGGLNVAYSPYYKIFQPGTVVPSKTKIAYHFSTLVLTNGQQHTLQIEPRDEYGNPTSNSTSLTDEANYSVHVHSLGTVDDDGLEEYYSKSVSLNKQQCQVLLRLVLKKTGCFRARISYKDQPLSNGEFDIIVLSENEKTCVEKNVSTPGISIYFEAYLYSNGNYSSSWQLPASSFLAPQRRPSMGEEEDEHDSPVEGQPEKVKKPKKVYCYISPKQLSVKEFYLKIIPWRLFTFRVCPGTKFTYYGPDPVHKNLTLVVDDGIQPPVELSCKDRNIMAATFIRFLHKNIGGSETFQDKVNFFQRELRHIHSKRPRTKTCLKITRHSLLDSSLKATRNFSVSDWSKNFEVVFQDEEALDWGGPRREWFELVCKTLFDTSNQLFTRFSDNNQGLVHPNADRQPQLRLKMYEFAGRVVGKCLYESALGGAYKQLVRARFTRSFLAQIIGLRMNYKYFETDDQEFYKTKVCFILNNDVSEMDLVFAEEKYSKSGQLEKVVELISGGSQIAVNNENKMHYLNLLAQYRLASQVREEVEHFLKGLNELVPENLLAIFDENELELLMCGTGDINVQDFKAHAVIVGGSWHFREKVMKWFWAVVSSFTQEELARLLQFTTGSSQLPPGGFNTLCPSFQIIAAPTHSTLPTAHTCFNQLCLPTYDSYEELHKMLKLAISEGSEGFGML; encoded by the exons ATGAATCTGGATGATCTatcccagtttgacagtcagctgcagctgtctctAGCTGCTTGGGGATACTACTACGAAGACTACATAAAGTTGTCTAAAGGCATCAGGATCCTCCAGAACTCCAGGGGGAGTCGTGACCACGACTACGAGATCCGGCTGGTGCACAGCCTTGCTGTGAGGCGTCTGAATGAGAAGTGGACGATTG CGGGAGCTCTCATATTTGGCTGTACTGTGGCGCTGTGCTTCTTGATAAGGGACCTCATGTTTTACGTGATTG GTGGAATTACTGTTTCCATCATAGCGTTTGTCTTCACCATCAAGTTCCTCTGTGAGCTTGCAGCGCGGGTGGTCAGCTTTCTGCAGAATGAGGATCCGGGGCGACGCGGTGACCGCAGCATCTACGACTATGTCCGGGGCAACTACCTTGACCCACGTTCATGCAAGGTGTCATGGGATTGGAAGGAACCGCAGGAAGTGGGGCAGACTATGAGCTTCAGAGTCCAG cTGTTCTATAAGAATGGACAGCCTTTTCCGGCCCACCGGCCTGTGGGGCTGAGGGTCAACATCACCCACATCGAATTGGCTCTGGACATCCCTGTTACACAGGAGGTTCTgcaagaaccagagtctaatgTTGTCAAAGTGGCCTTCACAGTGCGCAAGGCCGGGCGCTATGAGGTTGCTGTCAAGCTGGGTGGCCTCAATGTGGCCTACAGCCCTTATTACAAGATATTTCAGCCAG gTACAGTTGTCCCATCCAAAACCAAGATAGCCTACCATTTCTCCACCCTGGTGCTAACAAATGGCCAGCAGCACACTTTGCAGATTGAACCCAGGGACGAGTATGGAAACCCCACCAGTAACTCCACATCTCTCACAGATGAAGCCAACTACAGCGTCCATGTGCACTCT CTGGGCACGGTGGATGATGACGGTCTGGAGGAGTACTACAGTAAGTCAGTGTCGCTCAACAAGCAGCAGTGCCAGGTTCTGCTGCGACTGGTTCTGAAGAAGACAGGCTGTTTCAGGGCCCGCATCTCCTACAAGGACCAGCCGCTCAGCAACGGGGAATTTGACATTATTGTTCTCAGTG AGAATGAGAAGACCTGTGTGGAGAAGAATGTGTCCACTCCAGGCATAAGTATCTACTTTGAGGCATACCTTTACAGCAATGGGAACTACAGTTCCTCGTGGCAGTTACCAGCCTCCTCTTTCCTGGCTCCTCAGAGGAGGCCCTCCAtgggagaagaggaggatgagcaTGACTCTCCTGTGGAGGGACAACCTGAGAAAGTCAAGAAACCAAAAAAGGTCTACTGTTACATATCGCCAAAG CAACTATCCGTGAAGGAGTTCTACCTGAAAATTATTCCGTGGCGCCTTTTCACCTTTCGAGTATGTCCAGGAACGAAG TTTACCTATTATGGTCCTGATCCGGTTCACAAGAACCTAACTCTAGTGGTGGATGATGGGATACAGCCTCCTGTGGAGCTCAGctgcaaagacagaaacataatGGCTGCCACCTTCATTCGCTTCCTGCACAAGAACATTG GTGGCTCTGAAACGTTCCAAGACAAGGTGAACTTCTTCCAACGTGAGCTCAGGCACATCCACTCCAAGAGACCTCGCACCAAGACCTGCCTAAAAATCACTCGACACTCCCTTCTGGACTCA TCCCTGAAGGCTACCAGGAACTTCTCTGTGTCAGACTGGAGTAAGAACTTTGAGGTTGTGTTTCAGGATGAGGAAG CTCTGGACTGGGGAGGGCCTCGCAGGGAGTGGTTTGAGCTGGTGTGTAAGACCCTCTTTGACACCTCCAACCAGCTGTTCACCCGCTTCAGTGACAACAACCAGGGCCTG GTGCACCCAAACGCTGACCGGCAACCCCAACTGCGTCTTAAGATGTATGAGTTTGCAGGTCGCGTCGTAGGGAAGTGTCTGTATGAGTCTGCCCTGGGTGGGGCCTACAAACAGCTGGTCCGAGCTCGCTTTACGCGGTCCTTCTTGGCCCAAATCATTGGCCTCCGGATGAACTACAAG TACTTTGAGACGGATGACCAGGAGTTCTACAAAACTAAAGTCTGCTTCATCCTAAACAATGACGTGAGCGAAATGGACTTGGTGTTTGCCGAGGAGAAGTACAGCAAGTCAGGACAGCTGGAGAAG GTGGTGGAGCTGATATCAGGGGGTTCTCAAATCGCTGTTAACAATGAAAACAAGATGCATTATCTCAACCTGCTGGCCCAGTACAGACTGGCTAGCCAGGTGAGAGAGGAGGTGGAACACTTCCTGAAAG GTTTGAACGAACTGGTTCCAGAAAACCTGCTAGCCATATTTGATGAGAATGAGTTGGAG CTTTTGATGTGCGGCACAGGTGATATAAACGTGCAGGACTTCAAGGCCCATGCTGTGATTGTCGGAGGATCGTGGCACTTCAGAGAGAAA GTGATGAAGTGGTTCTGGGCCGTGGTGTCCAGCTTCACCCAGGAGGAGTTGGCTCGTCTGCTGCAGTTCACCACCGGCTCCTCTCAGCTCCCCCCTGGAGGATTCAACACCCTTTGCCCCTCCTTCCAGATAATTGCTGCACCCACACACAGCACCTTGCCCACTGCACACACGTG TTTTAACCAGCTGTGCCTCCCTACTTACGACTCCTATGAGGAGCTGCACAAGATGTTGAAGCTGGCCATCAGTGAGGGCAGTGAAGGCTTCGGTATGCTCTGA
- the arel1 gene encoding apoptosis-resistant E3 ubiquitin protein ligase 1 isoform X1, whose translation MDRRFFLTFLVCSVSWIFFWEVRWKKGKESQIEEWLQGHSLSQYRHLFEDVQTLEELSLSVLSRLEEVVKEPQRWREIAEAHILLFRDFAFQEWLCSQNLEHYYHTLKTLRCMNLDDLSQFDSQLQLSLAAWGYYYEDYIKLSKGIRILQNSRGSRDHDYEIRLVHSLAVRRLNEKWTIAGALIFGCTVALCFLIRDLMFYVIGGITVSIIAFVFTIKFLCELAARVVSFLQNEDPGRRGDRSIYDYVRGNYLDPRSCKVSWDWKEPQEVGQTMSFRVQLFYKNGQPFPAHRPVGLRVNITHIELALDIPVTQEVLQEPESNVVKVAFTVRKAGRYEVAVKLGGLNVAYSPYYKIFQPGTVVPSKTKIAYHFSTLVLTNGQQHTLQIEPRDEYGNPTSNSTSLTDEANYSVHVHSLGTVDDDGLEEYYSKSVSLNKQQCQVLLRLVLKKTGCFRARISYKDQPLSNGEFDIIVLSENEKTCVEKNVSTPGISIYFEAYLYSNGNYSSSWQLPASSFLAPQRRPSMGEEEDEHDSPVEGQPEKVKKPKKVYCYISPKQLSVKEFYLKIIPWRLFTFRVCPGTKFTYYGPDPVHKNLTLVVDDGIQPPVELSCKDRNIMAATFIRFLHKNIGGSETFQDKVNFFQRELRHIHSKRPRTKTCLKITRHSLLDSSLKATRNFSVSDWSKNFEVVFQDEEALDWGGPRREWFELVCKTLFDTSNQLFTRFSDNNQGLVHPNADRQPQLRLKMYEFAGRVVGKCLYESALGGAYKQLVRARFTRSFLAQIIGLRMNYKYFETDDQEFYKTKVCFILNNDVSEMDLVFAEEKYSKSGQLEKVVELISGGSQIAVNNENKMHYLNLLAQYRLASQVREEVEHFLKGLNELVPENLLAIFDENELELLMCGTGDINVQDFKAHAVIVGGSWHFREKVMKWFWAVVSSFTQEELARLLQFTTGSSQLPPGGFNTLCPSFQIIAAPTHSTLPTAHTCFNQLCLPTYDSYEELHKMLKLAISEGSEGFGML comes from the exons ATGGACCGCCGCTTCTTCCTGACCTTCCTCGTCTGCTCAGTGTCGTGGATCTTCTTCTGGGAAGTACGctggaagaaaggaaaagagagtCAGATTGAGGAATGGCTCCAAGGACATAGCCTCTCTCAATACAGACACTTGTTTGAAG ATGTACAGACACTGGAGGAACTGAGTCTGAGTGTACTGAGTCGTCTGGAAGAGGTGGTAAAAGAACCGCAGCGCTGGAGGGAAATTGCAGAGGCCCATATCCTGCTGTTTAGAGACTTTGCCTTCCAGGAGTGGCTTTGCTCCCAGAACCTGGAGCACTATTACCATAC ACTGAAGACCTTGCGTTGTATGAATCTGGATGATCTatcccagtttgacagtcagctgcagctgtctctAGCTGCTTGGGGATACTACTACGAAGACTACATAAAGTTGTCTAAAGGCATCAGGATCCTCCAGAACTCCAGGGGGAGTCGTGACCACGACTACGAGATCCGGCTGGTGCACAGCCTTGCTGTGAGGCGTCTGAATGAGAAGTGGACGATTG CGGGAGCTCTCATATTTGGCTGTACTGTGGCGCTGTGCTTCTTGATAAGGGACCTCATGTTTTACGTGATTG GTGGAATTACTGTTTCCATCATAGCGTTTGTCTTCACCATCAAGTTCCTCTGTGAGCTTGCAGCGCGGGTGGTCAGCTTTCTGCAGAATGAGGATCCGGGGCGACGCGGTGACCGCAGCATCTACGACTATGTCCGGGGCAACTACCTTGACCCACGTTCATGCAAGGTGTCATGGGATTGGAAGGAACCGCAGGAAGTGGGGCAGACTATGAGCTTCAGAGTCCAG cTGTTCTATAAGAATGGACAGCCTTTTCCGGCCCACCGGCCTGTGGGGCTGAGGGTCAACATCACCCACATCGAATTGGCTCTGGACATCCCTGTTACACAGGAGGTTCTgcaagaaccagagtctaatgTTGTCAAAGTGGCCTTCACAGTGCGCAAGGCCGGGCGCTATGAGGTTGCTGTCAAGCTGGGTGGCCTCAATGTGGCCTACAGCCCTTATTACAAGATATTTCAGCCAG gTACAGTTGTCCCATCCAAAACCAAGATAGCCTACCATTTCTCCACCCTGGTGCTAACAAATGGCCAGCAGCACACTTTGCAGATTGAACCCAGGGACGAGTATGGAAACCCCACCAGTAACTCCACATCTCTCACAGATGAAGCCAACTACAGCGTCCATGTGCACTCT CTGGGCACGGTGGATGATGACGGTCTGGAGGAGTACTACAGTAAGTCAGTGTCGCTCAACAAGCAGCAGTGCCAGGTTCTGCTGCGACTGGTTCTGAAGAAGACAGGCTGTTTCAGGGCCCGCATCTCCTACAAGGACCAGCCGCTCAGCAACGGGGAATTTGACATTATTGTTCTCAGTG AGAATGAGAAGACCTGTGTGGAGAAGAATGTGTCCACTCCAGGCATAAGTATCTACTTTGAGGCATACCTTTACAGCAATGGGAACTACAGTTCCTCGTGGCAGTTACCAGCCTCCTCTTTCCTGGCTCCTCAGAGGAGGCCCTCCAtgggagaagaggaggatgagcaTGACTCTCCTGTGGAGGGACAACCTGAGAAAGTCAAGAAACCAAAAAAGGTCTACTGTTACATATCGCCAAAG CAACTATCCGTGAAGGAGTTCTACCTGAAAATTATTCCGTGGCGCCTTTTCACCTTTCGAGTATGTCCAGGAACGAAG TTTACCTATTATGGTCCTGATCCGGTTCACAAGAACCTAACTCTAGTGGTGGATGATGGGATACAGCCTCCTGTGGAGCTCAGctgcaaagacagaaacataatGGCTGCCACCTTCATTCGCTTCCTGCACAAGAACATTG GTGGCTCTGAAACGTTCCAAGACAAGGTGAACTTCTTCCAACGTGAGCTCAGGCACATCCACTCCAAGAGACCTCGCACCAAGACCTGCCTAAAAATCACTCGACACTCCCTTCTGGACTCA TCCCTGAAGGCTACCAGGAACTTCTCTGTGTCAGACTGGAGTAAGAACTTTGAGGTTGTGTTTCAGGATGAGGAAG CTCTGGACTGGGGAGGGCCTCGCAGGGAGTGGTTTGAGCTGGTGTGTAAGACCCTCTTTGACACCTCCAACCAGCTGTTCACCCGCTTCAGTGACAACAACCAGGGCCTG GTGCACCCAAACGCTGACCGGCAACCCCAACTGCGTCTTAAGATGTATGAGTTTGCAGGTCGCGTCGTAGGGAAGTGTCTGTATGAGTCTGCCCTGGGTGGGGCCTACAAACAGCTGGTCCGAGCTCGCTTTACGCGGTCCTTCTTGGCCCAAATCATTGGCCTCCGGATGAACTACAAG TACTTTGAGACGGATGACCAGGAGTTCTACAAAACTAAAGTCTGCTTCATCCTAAACAATGACGTGAGCGAAATGGACTTGGTGTTTGCCGAGGAGAAGTACAGCAAGTCAGGACAGCTGGAGAAG GTGGTGGAGCTGATATCAGGGGGTTCTCAAATCGCTGTTAACAATGAAAACAAGATGCATTATCTCAACCTGCTGGCCCAGTACAGACTGGCTAGCCAGGTGAGAGAGGAGGTGGAACACTTCCTGAAAG GTTTGAACGAACTGGTTCCAGAAAACCTGCTAGCCATATTTGATGAGAATGAGTTGGAG CTTTTGATGTGCGGCACAGGTGATATAAACGTGCAGGACTTCAAGGCCCATGCTGTGATTGTCGGAGGATCGTGGCACTTCAGAGAGAAA GTGATGAAGTGGTTCTGGGCCGTGGTGTCCAGCTTCACCCAGGAGGAGTTGGCTCGTCTGCTGCAGTTCACCACCGGCTCCTCTCAGCTCCCCCCTGGAGGATTCAACACCCTTTGCCCCTCCTTCCAGATAATTGCTGCACCCACACACAGCACCTTGCCCACTGCACACACGTG TTTTAACCAGCTGTGCCTCCCTACTTACGACTCCTATGAGGAGCTGCACAAGATGTTGAAGCTGGCCATCAGTGAGGGCAGTGAAGGCTTCGGTATGCTCTGA